The Glycine soja cultivar W05 chromosome 8, ASM419377v2, whole genome shotgun sequence genome has a window encoding:
- the LOC114423064 gene encoding transcription repressor OFP8-like, translating into MENHNRLKLRISRMFRSSFGSCRTRNLTDVMEKTVFAPPSPIDEPPSPKTRPIFRPKTINDTCILSFKDSHSLPRRKISEWSSPFVVGGGNKIKNNNLNLNLGVMSCPPTSPNISLNTIHEHDFGYDDKKKVSTKNSRTNKKKKKKKKKRHAQKKREFFPFNSCAKDTNFGGYWWYSSDEDDETDTLFSSKSLSSDSSRSRRRRRNNERSSDMGVLPLNGKVKDTFAVVKRSSDPYSDFRTSMLEMIVEKQIFSPADLENLLQCFLSLNSHHHHKIIVHVFTEIWEALFSDWF; encoded by the coding sequence ATGGAAAACCATAACCGTCTCAAACTGCGAATCTCTCGCATGTTCCGATCCTCATTCGGGTCGTGCAGAACCCGTAACCTAACCGATGTTATGGAAAAAACGGTGTTTGCACCACCCAGCCCCATCGATGAACCACCCTCACCCAAAACGAGACCCATTTTTAGGCCCAAAACCATCAACGACACTTGCATCCTGTCGTTTAAGGATTCTCATTCTCTCCCCAGACGCAAAATCTCCGAGTGGTCATCACCTTTTGTAGTGGGTGGCGgcaacaaaatcaaaaacaaCAACCTCAACCTTAACCTCGGTGTCATGTCGTGCCCACCCACTTCCCCAAACATTTCCCTCAACACAATCCACGAACACGATTTCGGTTACGACGACAAAAAAAAGGTCTCGACGAAAAACTCGAGGaccaacaagaagaagaagaagaagaagaagaagaggcatGCCCAGAAGAAAAGGGAGTTTTTCCCTTTCAATTCATGCGCCAAAGACACCAACTTTGGTGGATACTGGTGGTATAGCAGTGACGAAGACGACGAAACCGACACCCTTTTCTCCTCGAAAAGCCTCTCCTCGGATTCCTCCCGGTCCCGGCGCCGGCGCCGGAATAATGAACGGAGCTCCGACATGGGTGTTCTGCCGCTGAACGGGAAGGTGAAGGATACATTCGCGGTGGTGAAGCGCTCCAGCGACCCTTACAGTGATTTCAGGACTTCGATGCTCGAAATGATCGTCGAGAAGCAGATTTTTTCGCCCGCTGATTTGGAGAATCTCTTGCAGTGTTTTCTGTCGCTGAATTCGCATCACCATCATAAGATCATTGTCCATGTCTTCACCGAGATTTGGGAGGCTCTGTTCTCTGACTGGTTTTGA
- the LOC114424270 gene encoding uncharacterized protein LOC114424270 produces MLLGSSISNTTKKFFQRTLENYKSCFSPGYQKLPKTPQHNQFSSSVAAPCVLDDMDINNNPSYKELEKFYSDFTGQWDSVKEKGRPRRSKNKGQEVRNESFVSLNNARSHDQIEKSEECDKNKNNIGLTHHSEKQKLNYMKDRKGNGNRMVEKKLRELEMLDMSDVDYVLDIEEVLHYYSRLTCPVYLQIVDKFFMEMCSEFFGAPLRPVVTPRTPSIKVRS; encoded by the coding sequence ATGCTGCTAGGAAGCTCCATTTCCAACACCACCAAGAAGTTCTTTCAAAGGACTCTTGAGAACTACAAGTCTTGTTTCTCTCCTGGTTACCAAAAGCTTCCCAAAACACCTCAACATAATCAATTCTCTTCTTCTGTGGCTGCGCCATGTGTCTTGGACGACATGGACATTAATAACAACCCAAGTTACAAGGAATTGGAGAAGTTCTACAGTGACTTCACAGGGCAATGGGATTCAGTAAAGGAAAAGGGAAGGccaagaagaagcaagaacaaaGGCCAAGAGGTACGTAACGAAAGCTTCGTTAGCTTAAACAATGCAAGAAGCCATGATCAGATTGAGAAAAGTGAGGaatgtgacaagaacaagaacaacatTGGCCTAACCCATCATAGCGAGAAACAGAAATTGAATTATATGAAGGATAGGAAGGGAAATGGAAATCGCATGGTAGAAAAGAAGCTTAGAGAATTGGAGATGTTGGACATGAGCGATGTGGATTATGTACTGGACATTGAAGAGGTTCTTCATTACTACTCTCGACTCACTTGCCCGGTGTATCTTCAAATTGTGGATAAATTCTTCATGGAAATGTGCTCTGAGTTCTTTGGTGCTCCTTTGAGGCCTGTTGTTACACCTCGTACTCCTAGTATTAAAGTGAGGTCTTAG
- the LOC114424524 gene encoding indole-3-pyruvate monooxygenase YUCCA2-like, whose amino-acid sequence MLNMEYLKEVEGKSVHDYVEVKMGKMTKPISVAGPVIVGAGPSGLAAAACLKQKGIPSLILERADCLASMWQLKTYDRLCLHLPKQFCQLPLMPFPQNFPSYPTKQQFLAYLKAYADHFDIKPALSKTVISANFDHGCGYWRVKTQGLKKEETEYVCQWLIVATGENAEEVVPQIEGMSEFEGPILHTSSYKSGSMFCGKNVLVVGCGNSGMEVCLDLCNHDARPSLVVRDTVHILPQQMFGKSTFGLSMSLLKWFPMRLVDKFLLLMSHLILGDTAQFGLNRPKIGPLELKNLCGKTPVLDVGTLAHIKSGKIKVCRGIKQLAKHKVEFVDGKTENFDVIIMATGYKSNVPTWLKGSNMFCEKDGLPRKDFPNGWKGENGLYAVGFSKRGLLGASIHSKRTAEDIEHCWKAANTTRV is encoded by the exons ATGCTTAACATGGAGTACTTGAAGGAAGTGGAAGGAAAAAGTGTCCATGATTATGTTGAGGTAAAGATGGGTAAAATGACAAAGCCAATAAGTGTGGCAGGACCAGTGATAGTGGGTGCTGGTCCATCAGGGCTTGCTGCAGCAGCATGTCTTAAACAGAAAGGCATTCCAAGCTTAATCCTTGAAAGAGCTGATTGCTTAGCTTCAATGTGGCAGCTCAAGACTTATGACCGCCTGTGCCTTCATCTCCCTAAGCAATTCTGCCAACTCCCTCTAATGCCATTCCCACAAAACTTTCCCTCTTATCCAACCAAACAACAATTCTTGGCCTATCTCAAAGCCTATGCTGACCATTTTGATATAAAACCAGCTTTAAGCAAGACAGTGATCAGTGCCAATTTTGATCATGGATGTGGGTACTGGAGGGTGAAGACTCAAGGTTTGAAAAAGGAGGAGACAGAATATGTTTGTCAGTGGCTGATAGTAGCCACTGGAGAGAATGCTGAAGAGGTTGTGCCTCAAATTGAAGGAATGAGTGAGTTTGAAGGGCCTATCTTACACACCAGCTCATATAAAAGTGGTAGTATGTTTTGTGGGAAGAATGTTTTGGTTGTTGGATGTGGGAATTCAGGCATGGAAGTTTGCTTAGATTTATGCAACCATGATGCTCGCCCATCCCTTGTGGTTAGAGATACG GTGCATATCTTGCCTCAGCAGATGTTTGGGAAATCAACGTTTGGTTTATCTATGAGCTTGCTCAAGTGGTTCCCCATGCGTCTCGTGGACAAATTTTTACTTCTGATGTCACATCTCATTCTCGGGGACACAGCTCAATTTGGACTTAATCGTCCCAAAATTGGCCCTCTAGAGCTCAAGAACTTGTGCGGCAAGACCCCAGTTTTGGATGTAGGCACACTTGCTCACATAAAAAGTGGAAAAATTAAG GTTTGCCGCGGAATTAAACAACTAGCAAAGCATAAGGTGGAATTTGTAGATGGAAAAACAGAGAATTTCGATGTCATCATTATGGCAACTGGTTACAAAAGCAATGTACCCACTTGGTTGAAG GGCAGCAACATGTTTTGTGAGAAGGATGGATTGCCCAGGAAAGATTTCCCAAATGGATGGAAAGGTGAAAATGGACTCTATGCCGTGGGTTTCTCTAAACGTGGCCTTCTTGGTGCATCTATTCATTCAAAGAGGACGGCAGAAGATATTGAACACTGTTGGAAAGCTGCTAATACCACGCGTGTGTAG
- the LOC114421169 gene encoding uncharacterized protein LOC114421169 isoform X1: MLDGILGRGFTAKCKSLIKLTNRRIDVIRRKRRATEKFLKKDIADLLLNGLDINAYGRAEGLVVELTLSSCYGFVENCCEFVLKHLPAMQKLSGCPEECRMAVSSLMFGAARFSDLPELRDLRQIFQERYGNSMECYVNQEFAANLNFKSSTLENKVCLMQEISSEFSINWDSKDFKLRMSRSSANVQGHNACMSNHDKPSHGKDFTQKEVRNDVLLEKNCDLANNGCRFRNGKEAIVLNRLDHDLHSRSVLPGNGFKPLNGHEVLRKRDGHDNPGMQEITVEKSDRGYWKEGSMLKPIGHPSQQKTVEQFEGGSKLQYSRGNITPPRANQGCVLKPIGHPSQQKTVEQFEGGSKLHYSRGNITPPRANLGSILKPFGHPSQQKTVEQFEGGSKLQNSRGNATPPRENQVSKLKPFGHPSQQKTEEQFEGGSKVHYSRGNITPPRANLGSILKPFGHPSQQKTVELFKGGSKLQDSIGNTTPLRENQDAAFARKSPSDVGSHFNSNANEPFAVNHAGLPGADKSERETQSDETPALKPCYSNVIPPPYVKHPNSKQQSSTRGANIISSLTDSGGISTYHSAHEKPDAAYVMERRIQIDLDSSDQDWQGNRHERLSKQSCDKEISIREDAEEVPVVKPRSMRRRHSRSRPPGYYDASNEDSELERKSRSRSRRRDESRRGLKAMLDDERYQNAEEERVIDKLLIHYSKKPSVLVPEKLKRNSKIHHAHDSTRELLQNGSGYASRSFSLPREKQKEAEIKKKVFTRAATFEPVRSLEARHVHPKLPDCDDLAARIAALRG, encoded by the exons ATGTTGGACGGAATACTCGGCAGAGGCTTCACCGCGAAATG CAAATCGTTGATCAAATTGACGAACAGGCGAATCGATGTGATacggaggaagagaagagcgaCAGAGAAGTTTCTGAAGAAAGATATTGCTGATCTATTGCTCAACGGTCTCGATATCAATGCCTATGGAAGG GCTGAAGGGCTTGTGGTTGAGTTAACACTGTCCTCTTGCTATGGTTTCGTTGAGAATTGCTGTGAGTTTGTGTTGAAGCATCTCCCTGCGATGCAGAAACTGAG TGGTTGCCCTGAGGAATGTAGGATGGCTGTATCGTCTCTGATGTTTGGGGCTGCAAGATTTTCTGATTTACCAGAGTTACGTGACCTAAGGCAAATATTTCAGGAGAGATACGGGAATTCCATGGAATGTTATGTCAATCAAGAG TTTGCtgcaaatttgaatttcaagtctTCTACATTGGAGAACAAGGTCTGCTTGATGCAGGAGATTTCATCAGAGTTTTCAATAAACTGGGACTCCAAGGATTTCAAACTGAGGATGTCGAGATCCTCTGCAAATGTACAG GGCCACAATGCTTGTATGTCTAACCATGATAAACCATCACATGGCAAGGATTTTACCCAAAAAGAAGTAAGGAATGATGTTTTGTTAGAGAAAAATTGTGATCTTGCCAATAATGGGTGCAGATTTCGGAATGGCAAGGAAGCTATTGTGTTAAACAGACTTGATCACGATCTTCATTCTAGATCCGTACTCCCTGGAAATGGATTCAAGCCTCTAAATGGTCATGAAGTTCTTCGGAAAAGGGATGGCCATGATAATCCAGGAATGCAAGAGATTACTGTTGAGAAGAGTGATAGAGGCTATTGGAAGGAGGGCAGTATGCTAAAACCAATTGGACATCCATCTCAGCAGAAAACAGTGGAACAATTTGAAGGTGGTTCCAAGCTGCAATATAGTAGGGGGAATATCACCCCTCCAAGAGCCAACCAGGGTTGTGTGCTAAAACCGATCGGACATCCATCTCAGCAGAAAACAGTGGAACAATTTGAAGGTGGTTCCAAGCTGCATTATAGTAGGGGGAATATCACCCCTCCAAGAGCCAACCTGGGTAGTATACTAAAACCATTTGGACATCCATCTCAGCAAAAAACTGTGGAACAATTTGAAGGTGGTTCCAAGCTGCAAAATAGTAGGGGGAATGCCACCCCTCCAAGAGAAAACCAGGTCAGTAAGCTAAAACCATTTGGACATCCATCTCAGCAAAAAACAGAGGAACAATTTGAGGGTGGTTCCAAGGTGCATTATAGTAGGGGGAATATCACTCCTCCAAGAGCCAACCTGGGTAGTATACTAAAACCATTTGGACATCCATCTCAGCAAAAAACAGTTGAACTATTTAAAGGTGGTTCGAAGCTGCAAGATAGTATAGGGAATACTACCCCTTTAAGAGAAAACCAGGACGCTGCATTTGCTAGGAAGTCTCCTAGTGATGTTGGTTCGCATTTCAACAGTAATGCGAATGAGCCATTTGCTGTTAATCATGCTGGCCTTCCTGGTGCTGATAAATCCGAGAGAGAAACTCAAAGTGATGAAACACCTGCACTGAAGCCCTGCTACAGTAATGTCATTCCACCTCCATATGTTAAACATCCCAATTCTAAGCAGCAGAGCAGCACACGTGGAGCCAATATCATATCTTCACTTACTGACAGTGGCGGCATCTCTACATATCATTCAGCACATGAGAAGCCTGATGCTGCTTATGTGATGGAGAGGAGGATTCAAATAGATTTGGATAGTTCTGACCAGGATTGGCAGGGCAATAGACATGAGAGACTGAGCAAACAGAGTTGTGATAAAGAGATCTCAATTCGAGAAGATGCCGAAGAAGTCCCTGTGGTAAAACCAAGATCTATGCGGCGAAGGCACTCAAGATCACGACCACCTGGTTACTATGATGCCTCTAATGAAGACTCTGAACTTGAGAGAAAATCAAGGAGCAGAAGCAGGAGACGAGATGAATCAAGACGTGGTCTGAAAGCTATGCTTGATGATGAACGGTACCAAAATGCTGAAGAGGAAAGGGTAATAGATAAATTGCTGATCCATTATAGCAAAAAGCCATCCGTCCTTGTGcctgaaaaattaaaaagaaactcTAAAATTCACCATGCACATGACTCAACCAGGGAATTGCTGCAGAATGGAAGCGGATATGCATCACGATCATTTTCCCTTCCtcgtgaaaaacaaaaagaagcgGAAATCAAGAAGAAAGTGTTTACGCGTGCTGCTACGTTTGAACCAGTTAGATCACTCGAAGCTCGGCATGTGCATCCTAAGTTACCTGACTGTGATGATCTAGCAGCTAGGATTGCGGCCTTACGAGGATGA
- the LOC114421169 gene encoding uncharacterized protein LOC114421169 isoform X2 → MPMEGLVVELTLSSCYGFVENCCEFVLKHLPAMQKLSGCPEECRMAVSSLMFGAARFSDLPELRDLRQIFQERYGNSMECYVNQEFAANLNFKSSTLENKVCLMQEISSEFSINWDSKDFKLRMSRSSANVQGHNACMSNHDKPSHGKDFTQKEVRNDVLLEKNCDLANNGCRFRNGKEAIVLNRLDHDLHSRSVLPGNGFKPLNGHEVLRKRDGHDNPGMQEITVEKSDRGYWKEGSMLKPIGHPSQQKTVEQFEGGSKLQYSRGNITPPRANQGCVLKPIGHPSQQKTVEQFEGGSKLHYSRGNITPPRANLGSILKPFGHPSQQKTVEQFEGGSKLQNSRGNATPPRENQVSKLKPFGHPSQQKTEEQFEGGSKVHYSRGNITPPRANLGSILKPFGHPSQQKTVELFKGGSKLQDSIGNTTPLRENQDAAFARKSPSDVGSHFNSNANEPFAVNHAGLPGADKSERETQSDETPALKPCYSNVIPPPYVKHPNSKQQSSTRGANIISSLTDSGGISTYHSAHEKPDAAYVMERRIQIDLDSSDQDWQGNRHERLSKQSCDKEISIREDAEEVPVVKPRSMRRRHSRSRPPGYYDASNEDSELERKSRSRSRRRDESRRGLKAMLDDERYQNAEEERVIDKLLIHYSKKPSVLVPEKLKRNSKIHHAHDSTRELLQNGSGYASRSFSLPREKQKEAEIKKKVFTRAATFEPVRSLEARHVHPKLPDCDDLAARIAALRG, encoded by the exons ATGCCTATGGAAGG GCTTGTGGTTGAGTTAACACTGTCCTCTTGCTATGGTTTCGTTGAGAATTGCTGTGAGTTTGTGTTGAAGCATCTCCCTGCGATGCAGAAACTGAG TGGTTGCCCTGAGGAATGTAGGATGGCTGTATCGTCTCTGATGTTTGGGGCTGCAAGATTTTCTGATTTACCAGAGTTACGTGACCTAAGGCAAATATTTCAGGAGAGATACGGGAATTCCATGGAATGTTATGTCAATCAAGAG TTTGCtgcaaatttgaatttcaagtctTCTACATTGGAGAACAAGGTCTGCTTGATGCAGGAGATTTCATCAGAGTTTTCAATAAACTGGGACTCCAAGGATTTCAAACTGAGGATGTCGAGATCCTCTGCAAATGTACAG GGCCACAATGCTTGTATGTCTAACCATGATAAACCATCACATGGCAAGGATTTTACCCAAAAAGAAGTAAGGAATGATGTTTTGTTAGAGAAAAATTGTGATCTTGCCAATAATGGGTGCAGATTTCGGAATGGCAAGGAAGCTATTGTGTTAAACAGACTTGATCACGATCTTCATTCTAGATCCGTACTCCCTGGAAATGGATTCAAGCCTCTAAATGGTCATGAAGTTCTTCGGAAAAGGGATGGCCATGATAATCCAGGAATGCAAGAGATTACTGTTGAGAAGAGTGATAGAGGCTATTGGAAGGAGGGCAGTATGCTAAAACCAATTGGACATCCATCTCAGCAGAAAACAGTGGAACAATTTGAAGGTGGTTCCAAGCTGCAATATAGTAGGGGGAATATCACCCCTCCAAGAGCCAACCAGGGTTGTGTGCTAAAACCGATCGGACATCCATCTCAGCAGAAAACAGTGGAACAATTTGAAGGTGGTTCCAAGCTGCATTATAGTAGGGGGAATATCACCCCTCCAAGAGCCAACCTGGGTAGTATACTAAAACCATTTGGACATCCATCTCAGCAAAAAACTGTGGAACAATTTGAAGGTGGTTCCAAGCTGCAAAATAGTAGGGGGAATGCCACCCCTCCAAGAGAAAACCAGGTCAGTAAGCTAAAACCATTTGGACATCCATCTCAGCAAAAAACAGAGGAACAATTTGAGGGTGGTTCCAAGGTGCATTATAGTAGGGGGAATATCACTCCTCCAAGAGCCAACCTGGGTAGTATACTAAAACCATTTGGACATCCATCTCAGCAAAAAACAGTTGAACTATTTAAAGGTGGTTCGAAGCTGCAAGATAGTATAGGGAATACTACCCCTTTAAGAGAAAACCAGGACGCTGCATTTGCTAGGAAGTCTCCTAGTGATGTTGGTTCGCATTTCAACAGTAATGCGAATGAGCCATTTGCTGTTAATCATGCTGGCCTTCCTGGTGCTGATAAATCCGAGAGAGAAACTCAAAGTGATGAAACACCTGCACTGAAGCCCTGCTACAGTAATGTCATTCCACCTCCATATGTTAAACATCCCAATTCTAAGCAGCAGAGCAGCACACGTGGAGCCAATATCATATCTTCACTTACTGACAGTGGCGGCATCTCTACATATCATTCAGCACATGAGAAGCCTGATGCTGCTTATGTGATGGAGAGGAGGATTCAAATAGATTTGGATAGTTCTGACCAGGATTGGCAGGGCAATAGACATGAGAGACTGAGCAAACAGAGTTGTGATAAAGAGATCTCAATTCGAGAAGATGCCGAAGAAGTCCCTGTGGTAAAACCAAGATCTATGCGGCGAAGGCACTCAAGATCACGACCACCTGGTTACTATGATGCCTCTAATGAAGACTCTGAACTTGAGAGAAAATCAAGGAGCAGAAGCAGGAGACGAGATGAATCAAGACGTGGTCTGAAAGCTATGCTTGATGATGAACGGTACCAAAATGCTGAAGAGGAAAGGGTAATAGATAAATTGCTGATCCATTATAGCAAAAAGCCATCCGTCCTTGTGcctgaaaaattaaaaagaaactcTAAAATTCACCATGCACATGACTCAACCAGGGAATTGCTGCAGAATGGAAGCGGATATGCATCACGATCATTTTCCCTTCCtcgtgaaaaacaaaaagaagcgGAAATCAAGAAGAAAGTGTTTACGCGTGCTGCTACGTTTGAACCAGTTAGATCACTCGAAGCTCGGCATGTGCATCCTAAGTTACCTGACTGTGATGATCTAGCAGCTAGGATTGCGGCCTTACGAGGATGA
- the LOC114421171 gene encoding putative protein TPRXL gives MKGSSKVIMGATLVMVVTLAVVLVLIFVLLAELYCSLLRRRRHLRNRNSNNTIPSATTARANASPSHTASQPQQESTPPFRSIYAQGVLQAPRNILLPAVSSKEEKAGPRKQNHYSQLDQFLQVESPSPPPSFISIAPASKPNLCHDDDKQAPCTGGEQQLVYISNPIYENESQGSGADTPPFETPDTSPSRLERSGSSEEDDEATLACVTPPLTPMKKLPAEASSVSLRDARSLATSCSDSRSNNGLSSSSASPCTSPSW, from the coding sequence atgaagggtTCATCCAAAGTGATTATGGGTGCAACCTTGGTAATGGTGGTAACCCTTGCAGTGGTCCTAGTCCTTATATTTGTGCTGCTAGCTGAGCTCTACTGCTCCCTCTTACGGCGGCGGCGCCACCTCAGAAACAGAAACTCCAACAACACTATTCCCTCTGCCACCACAGCCAGAGCCAATGCTTCACCTTCTCACACAGCCTCACAACCCCAACAAGAGTCTACTCCACCATTCCGCAGCATTTATGCACAAGGAGTCCTCCAAGCTCCAAGAAACATCCTTCTCCCCGCAGTTTCttccaaagaagagaaagctgGACCAAGGAAGCAGAATCACTATTCTCAACTTGATCAATTTCTTCAAGTTGAAAGCCCTTCCCCACCACCATCCTTCATATCCATAGCACCGGCCTCAAAACCAAATCTTTGCCATGATGATGATAAACAAGCACCTTGCACTGGTGGAGAACAACAGCTTGTGTACATTTCCAACCCCATTTATGAAAACGAGAGCCAAGGGAGTGGAGCAGACACTCCCCCATTTGAGACACCAGACACTTCACCTTCGCGCTTGGAAAGAAGTGGTTCTTCTGAGGAAGATGATGAGGCAACCCTTGCTTGTGTTACCCCACCTTTGACTCCAATGAAGAAGCTCCCTGCAGAGGCTTCTTCAGTTTCCCTAAGAGACGCAAGGTCCTTGGCCACTTCATGCAGTGATTCACGTAGCAACAATGGCCTCTCTTCATCATCCGCTTCCCCTTGCACTTCTCCTTCAtggtaa
- the LOC114424423 gene encoding ras-related protein RHN1-like isoform X1 codes for MARTGNKSLQAKLVLLGDMGAGKTSLVLRFVKGEFSEYQDSTIGAAFFTQVLSLNEATVKFDIWDTAGQERYHSLAPMYYRGAAAAIVVYDITSMDSFVRAKKWVREVLRQANSSLTMFLVANKADLEAERKVRYEEGEEYAKENGLSFLETSAKTAQNVNELFYEIAKRLAKANPSRQSGMKLHNRAGETRRGFFCCT; via the exons GTTCTTCTTGGGGACATGGGGGCAGGGAAAACAAGTTTGGTTCTTAGATTTGTCAAAGGTGAATTTTCCGAGTACCAGGATTCAACAATTGGAGCAGCATTCTTCACTCAGGTTTTGTCTTTAAATGAAGCGACAGTAAAATTTGATATATGGGACACAGCAGGGCAGGAACGATACCACAGTTTGGCTCCTATGTACTATCGAGGTGCTGCTGCTGCCATTGTTGTGTATGACATCACAAGCatg GATTCTTTTGTACGAGCAAAGAAGTGGGTTCGAGAAGTTCTAAGACAAG CAAATTCAAGTTTGACAATGTTTTTGGTGGCTAACAAGGCTGATTTGGAAGCCGAGAGAAAAGTCAGATATGAG GAGGGCGAGGAATATGCCAAAGAAAATGGCTTGTCTTTTCTTGAAACTTCAGCAAAAACCGCACAAAACGTGAACGAGCTCTTCTATGAAATAG CCAAGAGATTGGCGAAAGCAAATCCTTCACGTCAAAGTGGAATGAAGCTGCATAACAGAGCTGGAGAAACAAGAAGAGGATTCTTTTGTTGTACTTAA
- the LOC114424423 gene encoding ras-related protein RHN1-like isoform X3, translated as MGAGKTSLVLRFVKGEFSEYQDSTIGAAFFTQVLSLNEATVKFDIWDTAGQERYHSLAPMYYRGAAAAIVVYDITSMDSFVRAKKWVREVLRQANSSLTMFLVANKADLEAERKVRYEEGEEYAKENGLSFLETSAKTAQNVNELFYEIAKRLAKANPSRQSGMKLHNRAGETRRGFFCCT; from the exons ATGGGGGCAGGGAAAACAAGTTTGGTTCTTAGATTTGTCAAAGGTGAATTTTCCGAGTACCAGGATTCAACAATTGGAGCAGCATTCTTCACTCAGGTTTTGTCTTTAAATGAAGCGACAGTAAAATTTGATATATGGGACACAGCAGGGCAGGAACGATACCACAGTTTGGCTCCTATGTACTATCGAGGTGCTGCTGCTGCCATTGTTGTGTATGACATCACAAGCatg GATTCTTTTGTACGAGCAAAGAAGTGGGTTCGAGAAGTTCTAAGACAAG CAAATTCAAGTTTGACAATGTTTTTGGTGGCTAACAAGGCTGATTTGGAAGCCGAGAGAAAAGTCAGATATGAG GAGGGCGAGGAATATGCCAAAGAAAATGGCTTGTCTTTTCTTGAAACTTCAGCAAAAACCGCACAAAACGTGAACGAGCTCTTCTATGAAATAG CCAAGAGATTGGCGAAAGCAAATCCTTCACGTCAAAGTGGAATGAAGCTGCATAACAGAGCTGGAGAAACAAGAAGAGGATTCTTTTGTTGTACTTAA
- the LOC114424423 gene encoding ras-related protein RHN1-like isoform X2 — translation MARTGNKSLQAKLVLLGDMGAGKTSLVLRFVKGEFSEYQDSTIGAAFFTQVLSLNEATVKFDIWDTAGQERYHSLAPMYYRGAAAAIVVYDITSMDSFVRAKKWVREVLRQANSSLTMFLVANKADLEAERKVRYEEGEEYAKENGLSFLETSAKTAQNVNELFYEIEIKKTFCSQEIGESKSFTSKWNEAA, via the exons GTTCTTCTTGGGGACATGGGGGCAGGGAAAACAAGTTTGGTTCTTAGATTTGTCAAAGGTGAATTTTCCGAGTACCAGGATTCAACAATTGGAGCAGCATTCTTCACTCAGGTTTTGTCTTTAAATGAAGCGACAGTAAAATTTGATATATGGGACACAGCAGGGCAGGAACGATACCACAGTTTGGCTCCTATGTACTATCGAGGTGCTGCTGCTGCCATTGTTGTGTATGACATCACAAGCatg GATTCTTTTGTACGAGCAAAGAAGTGGGTTCGAGAAGTTCTAAGACAAG CAAATTCAAGTTTGACAATGTTTTTGGTGGCTAACAAGGCTGATTTGGAAGCCGAGAGAAAAGTCAGATATGAG GAGGGCGAGGAATATGCCAAAGAAAATGGCTTGTCTTTTCTTGAAACTTCAGCAAAAACCGCACAAAACGTGAACGAGCTCTTCTATGAAATAG aaattaaaaaaacattttgcagCCAAGAGATTGGCGAAAGCAAATCCTTCACGTCAAAGTGGAATGAAGCTGCATAA